One window from the genome of Dyadobacter sp. CECT 9275 encodes:
- the rsmA gene encoding 16S rRNA (adenine(1518)-N(6)/adenine(1519)-N(6))-dimethyltransferase RsmA has protein sequence MKVNYKNTGDSVRAKKHLGQHFLKDLNVAQKIVDGLTCHGGYDKVLEIGPGMGVLTQFLLKKSEYTTFVAEIDTESVAYLKVHYPELAPRIMEGDFLKMNLKESFTEPFGIIGNFPYNISSQIFFKTLEFRDQIPEVVCMLQKEVALRIASPPGNKDYGILSVLLQAFYDIDYLVSVPPGAFNPPPKVQSGVIRLRRNQVKALDCNEKMFFRVVKTAFNQRRKTLRNALKPLGEFPDHPLLTKRAEQLGVAEFVELTKLAQSLQQDIK, from the coding sequence GTGAAAGTAAATTATAAAAATACCGGCGATAGCGTTCGTGCTAAAAAACATTTGGGACAGCACTTTCTGAAAGACCTGAATGTTGCTCAGAAAATAGTAGATGGCCTCACCTGCCATGGTGGTTATGACAAGGTACTTGAAATTGGCCCCGGAATGGGCGTTTTAACACAATTCCTGTTAAAGAAAAGTGAGTATACCACCTTCGTTGCTGAAATTGATACGGAGTCAGTTGCTTATCTGAAAGTACATTATCCGGAGTTAGCCCCCCGGATAATGGAAGGTGATTTTCTAAAAATGAACCTGAAAGAAAGTTTTACGGAGCCTTTCGGCATCATCGGTAATTTTCCTTACAACATTTCGTCTCAGATATTTTTCAAAACACTAGAATTCCGTGACCAGATTCCTGAGGTAGTATGCATGCTGCAAAAAGAGGTTGCCCTTAGGATTGCCTCGCCTCCCGGCAACAAAGATTACGGGATACTTAGCGTTTTGCTGCAGGCATTTTACGATATTGATTACCTGGTTTCGGTTCCGCCGGGGGCCTTTAATCCGCCTCCCAAAGTGCAGTCGGGTGTGATCAGACTGCGAAGGAATCAGGTAAAGGCGCTGGACTGTAACGAAAAAATGTTTTTCCGGGTTGTCAAAACTGCTTTCAATCAACGGCGTAAAACGCTCAGAAATGCGCTGAAACCACTGGGGGAATTTCCGGACCATCCGCTCCTGACCAAACGAGCTGAGCAGCTGGGCGTGGCTGAATTTGTAGAACTTACAAAACTGGCCCAGAGCCTTCAGCAGGACATAAAATAA
- the mgtE gene encoding magnesium transporter, which produces MTFELTKEYVEHIQELIEKEDVSRIQTEMEGLFPADITSLLYELETGGAKYLISALDIETGSEILASMDPDERKEFLKSFTSEEISRYVNLFDSDDAVDLLNEQPIRVREEVIALLEDREQARFILDLLHYDEDVAGGLMQKELVKANVNWTVNQCIEELRKQAEDVGKVYSVYVVDDNSILLGILSLKKIVIAHKNTKIESLYDRDVIFVETYRPSEEVAELMQRYDIDALPVVNVQGKLLGRITIDDVIDVITEQASSDTLAMAGITGDVEEDDTVWRQTRARLPWLLVGMMGGILAAKFISFFEGDLKIIPAMAAFIPIIGSTGGNVGIQTSSIILQSLADKSGLDATVWQRMLRMLAVAFINGLIISLIVFGFNLLIGNELRLALVVSTALMSVVFLASFMGTVTPIVLERIGINPAVASGPFITTANDLIGYGVYFGLAHVLLDL; this is translated from the coding sequence ATGACTTTTGAATTAACCAAGGAATATGTCGAACATATCCAGGAACTCATTGAAAAAGAGGATGTAAGCAGAATACAGACCGAAATGGAAGGTCTTTTTCCCGCCGATATTACCAGCCTGTTGTATGAGCTCGAAACCGGAGGAGCCAAATACCTGATCAGTGCGCTGGATATTGAAACGGGCTCCGAAATCCTCGCGTCCATGGATCCCGACGAACGGAAAGAGTTTCTGAAATCCTTTACTTCTGAAGAAATCTCTAGATACGTCAACCTCTTTGATTCTGACGATGCAGTGGATTTGCTCAACGAACAGCCTATAAGGGTGCGTGAGGAGGTAATTGCGCTGCTGGAAGACCGTGAGCAGGCCCGTTTTATTCTTGATCTGCTGCATTATGATGAGGACGTAGCTGGTGGCCTTATGCAGAAAGAGCTTGTAAAGGCAAATGTCAACTGGACTGTCAATCAATGTATTGAAGAACTAAGAAAGCAGGCCGAGGATGTTGGAAAGGTGTATTCCGTATACGTTGTGGACGACAATAGCATACTGCTGGGAATATTGTCATTGAAGAAAATCGTAATCGCTCATAAAAACACAAAAATTGAAAGTTTGTATGACCGGGACGTGATTTTTGTAGAAACCTACCGCCCTTCCGAAGAAGTGGCTGAGCTCATGCAGCGTTACGACATTGACGCCCTGCCGGTTGTAAATGTTCAGGGAAAACTGCTGGGACGTATCACGATAGATGACGTCATCGACGTGATTACCGAACAGGCCAGCTCCGATACCCTGGCGATGGCAGGTATTACCGGTGACGTGGAAGAAGATGACACGGTTTGGCGACAAACCCGTGCCCGCTTGCCCTGGCTGCTGGTAGGTATGATGGGAGGAATACTGGCTGCCAAATTCATCAGTTTTTTTGAAGGAGATTTGAAAATCATTCCTGCCATGGCAGCTTTCATTCCCATTATCGGATCAACAGGCGGCAATGTCGGTATTCAGACCTCCTCCATCATTTTACAAAGCCTGGCAGATAAAAGCGGACTGGATGCCACAGTCTGGCAAAGGATGCTGCGGATGCTTGCCGTAGCCTTTATCAACGGATTGATTATCAGCCTCATCGTATTTGGATTCAACCTCCTGATCGGGAACGAACTCCGGCTCGCACTGGTGGTATCCACGGCGCTTATGTCGGTCGTTTTCCTAGCTTCATTCATGGGAACGGTAACACCCATTGTTCTGGAAAGAATAGGTATCAACCCCGCGGTTGCCTCGGGGCCTTTCATCACAACAGCCAATGACCTCATCGGTTACGGCGTATACTTTGGGCTCGCTCACGTGCTGCTGGATCTGTAA
- a CDS encoding PAS domain S-box protein, with protein MEMISSQTDWQTIHTTLQHLNLIGITFTPDFIIRSISAHTLMKTGWEEAELVGKSLFDNLVPKEEEFEVRQMLEEGIQGKRKLERREIPFLARKGTVRTFSINSVLLHQDENDVSCVTLIGDDITRRRRMESSIAKSNSQLQDLVDNTSDLIQLVAIDGKFIFVNKAWREVLGFGLEEIASMRMEDILHPQHVDEALKQLESIRQGNSNPNFEAVFQNREGKKVFVKGSVNCRFDGGKPTAFRCILNDYTEKIRAEKAQNLYYSIANWTLNSPSLDDFYHSIHEELGKIIDVKNFFIALYDPSQSYLYFPYYVDQYFKGNVRFTRRRLGNGVTEYAIASNKPLFLSDKDIEELAKTNSLYLYGVTPKLLLCVPLRIGDRVTGIIGVKSYDDPNMFDARDLELLEFISGQVALAIARKQSEQELSRYVARLNAIFDSSSHLIWSVNKSLQLTSFNKNYADLIQTQIGVRPSLQVTPEKFGWRMVGNANRRILESKYRQALRGEPQYFEFKIDKQDGGEMWLEFYLNPIHYAEGLIEEVSGIARDITRRKEAELSLRHSEELFRGIFENLQDIYCRIDRHGRITMISQSVLKRLGYLPEEVIGKELTNFFSDKKRIHSALIRLRKTRSLRNFEITMPRKDGSERQFMINMLMFVNDKGKPTEVAALARDITELKRNELELLKAKEHAERSLKVKEGFLANMSHEIRTPMNGVIGMIDLLGETKLNEEQRDYVLTIKRSSETLLNILNDILDLSKIEAGKMVLHEAAISVEELLLKLVSLFGQTAKSKGNTLTYHIAPDIPRFIIADQTRLLQILSNLTSNALKFTEKGSVKILLNLVEQRDNIFKIKVDVQDSGIGISAMDRQILFTSFTQLDNSSKKSFGGTGLGLAISKQLCALMNGSIGVESTLGEGSTFWFTFETRQTTTAEVSMVGPGEEMQIENVFTTVHPHILLVDDNAVNRKVANEILKKSGCTVDLADSGFVAIEKVEKMQLDGDQMYDIIFMDIQMPDMDGVQTTQELRKRVAGLPPVVAMTAYSMKEDRDRFISQGMDDYIAKPIRAQHLVYKVKELIGNKLAVKTERKAHEVVEEVTLPVLDKEIIDQLKGIGGPDLVLSVFEDFVQESTGLIDEALAAFEKGDIPTVKSNLHTLKGSAGTVGVSQVAEIARDAEWRLKSDDTSTLAQALPELKRAYEKFLGQYEESLAEWMK; from the coding sequence ATGGAAATGATTTCATCACAGACAGATTGGCAAACCATTCACACCACACTTCAGCACCTCAACCTGATAGGAATTACCTTTACACCTGATTTTATCATCAGGAGCATCAGCGCCCATACCTTAATGAAAACCGGTTGGGAAGAGGCAGAGCTGGTTGGGAAAAGCTTATTCGATAATCTGGTACCGAAGGAGGAAGAGTTCGAGGTCAGGCAAATGCTGGAAGAGGGCATCCAGGGAAAACGGAAACTTGAAAGACGGGAGATCCCATTTCTGGCCCGGAAGGGCACAGTCAGAACTTTTTCAATCAATTCAGTTCTTTTACACCAAGACGAAAACGACGTTTCCTGTGTTACGTTAATTGGTGATGACATTACCCGGCGGCGGCGGATGGAGTCTTCCATTGCTAAATCCAACTCCCAGCTACAGGATCTGGTCGATAATACGAGCGATCTTATTCAATTGGTGGCCATAGACGGTAAATTCATTTTTGTTAATAAGGCATGGCGTGAGGTGCTCGGTTTCGGGTTGGAGGAAATTGCCTCGATGAGAATGGAGGATATCCTTCATCCACAGCATGTGGATGAAGCATTAAAACAGCTAGAAAGCATCAGGCAGGGTAATTCCAATCCGAATTTCGAAGCTGTTTTTCAAAACAGGGAGGGCAAAAAGGTATTTGTGAAAGGCAGTGTGAATTGCCGGTTCGATGGGGGAAAGCCTACTGCTTTTCGCTGTATACTTAATGATTATACAGAAAAAATAAGGGCGGAAAAGGCTCAGAATCTATATTACAGTATTGCCAACTGGACGCTCAATTCACCCAGTCTGGATGATTTTTACCATTCTATTCACGAAGAACTTGGTAAGATAATCGACGTAAAAAACTTCTTCATAGCACTCTATGATCCCAGCCAGAGTTATCTTTATTTTCCCTATTATGTAGACCAGTACTTTAAAGGGAATGTGAGATTTACAAGAAGAAGGCTGGGGAATGGTGTTACCGAGTACGCCATTGCGTCAAACAAACCGCTTTTTTTATCCGACAAGGACATCGAAGAGCTCGCCAAAACCAACAGTTTGTACCTATACGGGGTGACGCCAAAATTGTTACTCTGCGTGCCTTTAAGAATAGGCGACAGGGTGACAGGTATCATTGGGGTGAAATCTTATGATGATCCCAATATGTTTGACGCTCGTGACCTTGAACTGCTGGAGTTTATTTCCGGACAGGTTGCCCTTGCAATTGCCCGTAAGCAAAGTGAGCAGGAACTAAGCCGGTATGTTGCAAGGCTGAACGCTATTTTTGATAGCAGTTCGCACCTGATATGGTCGGTTAACAAGAGTCTTCAGCTTACCTCTTTCAACAAAAACTATGCAGATCTGATACAGACACAGATAGGTGTCCGTCCGTCCCTGCAGGTAACCCCTGAGAAGTTCGGCTGGCGGATGGTGGGGAATGCCAACCGGCGCATCCTTGAAAGCAAATACAGGCAGGCATTGAGGGGCGAGCCGCAGTACTTCGAATTCAAAATAGACAAGCAGGATGGGGGAGAAATGTGGCTTGAGTTTTATCTCAATCCTATTCATTATGCAGAGGGGCTCATCGAAGAAGTATCCGGTATTGCGCGGGACATCACCCGCAGGAAGGAAGCCGAATTGTCGCTCCGGCATAGTGAAGAGTTGTTCAGGGGAATCTTTGAAAATCTTCAGGATATCTATTGCCGGATAGACCGCCACGGCAGGATCACCATGATCAGCCAGTCGGTACTGAAACGGCTGGGATATCTTCCGGAAGAAGTAATAGGCAAAGAACTGACGAATTTTTTCTCTGATAAAAAACGGATACATTCCGCGTTGATCAGGCTGAGGAAAACCAGAAGTCTGCGGAATTTCGAGATCACCATGCCGCGCAAGGATGGTTCGGAGCGCCAGTTTATGATCAATATGCTGATGTTTGTAAACGATAAGGGCAAGCCAACCGAAGTGGCGGCACTCGCGCGCGATATCACAGAACTGAAACGGAACGAACTGGAACTTCTCAAAGCAAAGGAACATGCCGAGCGTTCGCTGAAAGTGAAGGAAGGGTTTTTGGCCAATATGAGCCATGAAATCCGCACACCTATGAATGGTGTCATCGGTATGATTGACCTGCTTGGTGAGACAAAATTAAATGAAGAGCAGAGGGACTATGTGCTTACGATCAAACGGTCGTCTGAAACGCTGCTGAATATTCTGAACGATATCCTGGATCTTTCCAAAATAGAAGCCGGCAAGATGGTCCTGCACGAAGCCGCTATTTCAGTAGAGGAGCTACTGCTGAAACTGGTTTCACTATTCGGGCAAACAGCGAAGAGTAAGGGAAATACACTCACTTATCACATTGCTCCGGATATTCCCAGATTCATCATTGCAGATCAGACGCGGCTGCTTCAGATACTTTCCAACCTTACTTCCAATGCGTTGAAATTTACCGAGAAGGGTTCCGTTAAAATACTCCTGAACCTGGTGGAGCAGCGGGATAATATTTTTAAAATTAAGGTAGACGTACAGGATTCGGGGATAGGCATCAGTGCGATGGACCGGCAGATTTTATTTACCTCCTTTACGCAGCTCGACAATTCTTCCAAAAAATCTTTTGGAGGAACAGGCCTTGGGCTGGCGATCAGCAAACAGCTCTGCGCGCTTATGAACGGAAGCATTGGTGTAGAGTCTACGCTGGGGGAGGGTAGTACATTCTGGTTCACCTTTGAAACCCGGCAGACCACTACAGCCGAGGTTAGCATGGTGGGTCCCGGTGAGGAAATGCAGATTGAGAATGTTTTCACCACCGTTCATCCGCATATCCTGCTGGTGGACGATAACGCCGTTAACCGTAAAGTTGCCAACGAGATCCTGAAAAAATCAGGATGTACGGTTGACCTGGCCGACAGTGGTTTTGTGGCCATTGAAAAAGTAGAAAAAATGCAGCTTGACGGCGACCAGATGTATGACATCATTTTTATGGACATCCAGATGCCAGATATGGATGGGGTGCAAACAACACAAGAACTCAGGAAACGTGTTGCGGGCCTACCTCCTGTGGTGGCGATGACGGCTTATTCGATGAAGGAAGACCGGGACAGATTCATCAGCCAGGGCATGGACGACTACATTGCCAAGCCGATCAGGGCACAGCACCTCGTGTATAAAGTGAAAGAGCTGATAGGGAATAAGCTGGCTGTTAAAACCGAAAGAAAAGCACACGAGGTTGTGGAAGAGGTTACACTGCCTGTGCTGGACAAAGAGATAATAGATCAGCTCAAGGGGATAGGAGGCCCGGACCTGGTGTTGTCGGTCTTTGAAGATTTTGTGCAGGAATCAACCGGGCTGATCGATGAAGCCCTTGCCGCATTTGAAAAGGGAGATATACCTACAGTTAAAAGTAATTTGCACACCCTGAAAGGAAGTGCGGGGACCGTGGGAGTATCGCAGGTTGCCGAGATAGCCAGGGATGCCGAGTGGCGGCTCAAATCCGATGATACGAGCACACTTGCCCAGGCTTTACCTGAACTGAAAAGGGCGTATGAGAAGTTCCTTGGGCAGTATGAAGAATCCCTGGCGGAGTGGATGAAGTAG